One stretch of Caldalkalibacillus thermarum DNA includes these proteins:
- a CDS encoding serine/threonine protein kinase encodes MFSDPAQITGKWNGRIYTVHKELGRGANGIVYLVEHRGQTLALKVGQDLFSLTSEVNVLKHFQKAQGRVLGPSLYDVDDWHSPDGVRPFYVMNVIKGVPLIRFVKERGEDWLPVLVLQLLGFLEQLHQEGWVFGDLKPEHLLVTGKPPRLAWFDAGGVTRMGWAIKEYTELYDRGCWGMGDRKAESSYDLFSVALIVMHIVRGKPLTAGNDPARTLKQALEETQGLFPYRHVLWRALSGRYRSAQKMREDWLLAWQARQETGQKKGRPAGGAISAQRHQAPRKKRSLLWKLGKVISFLFISSFLIFLFALYLFYQAL; translated from the coding sequence ATGTTTTCTGATCCTGCGCAAATTACGGGGAAATGGAACGGGCGGATATACACGGTGCACAAGGAGCTGGGCCGGGGAGCCAATGGCATAGTCTATCTGGTGGAGCATCGGGGGCAAACTCTCGCTCTGAAGGTGGGACAGGATCTGTTTTCCCTGACATCAGAAGTCAATGTTTTAAAGCATTTTCAGAAGGCGCAAGGGAGAGTCCTTGGGCCTTCCCTTTATGATGTGGATGATTGGCACAGTCCTGACGGGGTTCGCCCGTTTTATGTGATGAATGTCATTAAAGGGGTTCCGCTCATCCGTTTTGTGAAAGAGCGGGGAGAAGACTGGCTGCCGGTTTTGGTGTTGCAGTTGCTTGGCTTTCTAGAGCAGTTGCATCAAGAAGGATGGGTGTTTGGGGATTTGAAACCGGAACACTTGCTGGTGACGGGAAAGCCTCCCCGCTTAGCCTGGTTTGATGCAGGGGGAGTGACCCGCATGGGCTGGGCCATTAAGGAGTATACGGAGCTGTATGACCGCGGGTGCTGGGGCATGGGTGACCGGAAAGCCGAGTCAAGCTACGATTTGTTTAGCGTGGCCTTGATCGTGATGCACATCGTTCGGGGTAAGCCGCTGACAGCCGGGAACGATCCTGCCCGCACCCTCAAACAGGCTTTAGAAGAGACCCAGGGGCTGTTCCCGTATCGGCATGTTTTATGGAGGGCACTGTCCGGTCGGTACCGTTCTGCGCAGAAGATGAGAGAGGATTGGCTTTTGGCCTGGCAGGCCAGGCAAGAAACAGGGCAAAAAAAGGGAAGGCCTGCAGGGGGGGCCATTTCAGCACAGCGGCACCAAGCACCTAGGAAAAAGCGCTCATTGTTGTGGAAACTGGGAAAAGTCATTTCGTTTCTGTTCATCTCGTCTTTTCTGATCTTTTTGTTTGCTTTATACTTATTCTATCAGGCATTATAG
- a CDS encoding vWA domain-containing protein — translation MTKGGLKQILLITDGCSNEGKDPVAVAAMAREQGITVNVIGILDDGQLGEQGIREVEEIAAAAGGIHQVVYSHNLPKTVQMVTRQAMTQTIQQVVHKELQHILGQGQSVEALPPEKRGQVVEVVEHLGETLALDVLILVDTSASMKNKMAAVKEALRDLKLSLQSRSGENRFSLWTYPHTSGYACKHMDFSTELEALDRVFSRLTVQGTTPTGPALEEALFYFTGLTPCGQRTDDDEGMLREYVF, via the coding sequence ATGACTAAGGGAGGATTAAAACAAATCTTGTTAATCACGGATGGATGTTCCAATGAAGGGAAAGATCCTGTTGCTGTGGCGGCAATGGCCAGGGAGCAGGGGATTACGGTGAATGTGATTGGCATCCTAGATGATGGACAGCTGGGTGAGCAGGGAATCAGGGAAGTGGAAGAGATTGCTGCTGCAGCTGGAGGTATTCATCAGGTGGTGTACAGCCACAACCTGCCTAAAACGGTGCAAATGGTGACCCGCCAGGCCATGACCCAAACCATCCAACAGGTTGTCCATAAAGAATTGCAGCATATCTTGGGGCAAGGGCAAAGTGTGGAGGCCCTCCCGCCGGAAAAAAGGGGACAGGTGGTGGAGGTGGTTGAACATCTGGGTGAAACGCTGGCCCTTGACGTGCTGATTCTGGTTGACACCAGCGCTTCAATGAAAAACAAAATGGCAGCTGTCAAAGAGGCCTTGCGAGATTTAAAACTATCTTTACAATCCAGATCCGGTGAAAACCGTTTTTCATTATGGACCTACCCCCATACATCAGGCTATGCTTGTAAACATATGGATTTCTCAACTGAACTGGAAGCCTTGGACAGGGTGTTTAGCCGTTTGACGGTTCAAGGGACGACGCCGACCGGACCGGCCTTGGAAGAAGCGCTGTTTTACTTTACAGGACTGACTCCCTGTGGCCAGCGCACTGACGATGATGAGGGGATGTTGCGCGAGTATGTTTTCTGA
- the spoIIE gene encoding stage II sporulation protein E yields the protein MRKLESSVSQSVWQFITENKGGMARLLRLPAKVKARLFQQWGLAIFLAGFLLGRALIIGEIAPFVIPFIAVVYHLRRDKLFLASLSTLLGAASHELASPFKLLVTILFFIGLQKLLERWHKGAISYTPIAVFMAVLLVNLGFAYVKYWTGYTALMAAVEALLSLVLTLIFVQSVPLLTNRKRKAPLRNEELVCLVILLASLMTGTVGWMVIDISLEHVLSRYAILVFALAAGGAIGATVGVVTGIILSLANVEAMLEMSLLAFSGLLGGLLKEGKKIGVATGLLIGTLLMGLYLGETGLWSTFYESVVAIMLFFLTPKKVFMTISQYIPGTPEHAALEQEYMKRLRDVTAKKVEQFAELFQQLAKSFSHKPTEQDEERQRHVDLLLSQVTEHTCQVCFKKEQCWQGKFQDTYQLMGQVVDHMENHGELSGALRKEWNQYCMKAQKVMQLIGAELEKTKILLKYKQLCQESRRLVADQLSGVSRVMTNFAREIKREAENHQVQEQVVLDALEELGLSIRYVDIISLDEGNVEIELSLPLAYGREECEKIVAPLLSDLVGEPIMVDKEESVFATGGYCKVRLVSAKRFKVSIGVASAAKGGGLLSGDSFNTMAIGPAKYAVAIADGMGNGERAHQESRETLNLLQYILQSGIEETVAIKSINAILSLRSPEEVFSTLDLAVIDLHTAQTKFIKIGSTPSFIKRGDQCLSVAAHNLPIGILQDIDVDVVSEQLKAGDLLVMMTDGLFDAPRHIENKERWMRRLIAEIETNDPQEVADLLLEKVIRFSQGKILDDMTVVVAKVERHIPEWSTISLAHIPKLRSTKGELLAST from the coding sequence ATGCGCAAACTGGAATCAAGTGTTTCTCAATCTGTTTGGCAATTCATAACGGAGAACAAAGGGGGAATGGCACGGCTTTTAAGGCTGCCAGCAAAAGTAAAGGCGCGTTTATTTCAACAGTGGGGCTTAGCGATCTTCCTGGCCGGCTTTTTACTGGGACGAGCCTTGATTATCGGAGAGATCGCACCGTTTGTGATTCCGTTTATTGCGGTGGTTTATCATTTGCGCCGGGACAAGCTGTTCTTGGCCTCCCTCAGTACGCTGTTGGGAGCGGCCAGCCATGAACTGGCCTCTCCGTTTAAATTACTGGTCACTATTTTGTTCTTTATTGGGCTGCAAAAATTGTTGGAACGCTGGCACAAAGGAGCGATAAGTTATACGCCCATTGCGGTGTTCATGGCCGTTTTATTGGTTAATCTTGGCTTCGCCTATGTTAAGTACTGGACAGGCTATACGGCCCTGATGGCGGCTGTAGAAGCTTTGTTAAGTTTGGTCCTCACTCTCATTTTTGTCCAAAGTGTCCCATTATTGACCAATCGGAAGCGGAAAGCGCCTCTGAGAAATGAAGAGCTGGTATGTCTGGTCATCCTGCTGGCTTCGCTGATGACGGGCACGGTGGGCTGGATGGTGATAGATATTTCCCTCGAGCATGTCTTGTCCCGCTATGCCATTTTGGTCTTTGCCCTGGCCGCCGGTGGAGCGATTGGCGCGACTGTGGGAGTGGTGACCGGTATTATCTTAAGCCTGGCTAATGTGGAGGCCATGCTAGAAATGAGCCTCTTAGCCTTCAGCGGCTTATTAGGGGGGCTGTTAAAAGAAGGAAAGAAAATCGGGGTGGCTACGGGTCTCTTAATCGGTACATTGCTGATGGGACTCTATTTAGGGGAGACCGGTCTTTGGTCTACATTTTATGAGTCTGTCGTGGCCATTATGCTCTTTTTCCTAACGCCAAAAAAAGTGTTTATGACCATATCCCAATATATTCCCGGGACACCAGAACATGCGGCGCTAGAGCAGGAGTATATGAAACGGCTGCGGGATGTCACAGCCAAAAAAGTGGAACAGTTTGCTGAGTTATTTCAGCAGCTGGCCAAAAGTTTCTCCCATAAACCCACCGAGCAAGATGAAGAAAGGCAGCGCCATGTGGACCTTTTGTTAAGTCAAGTCACGGAACATACTTGCCAGGTTTGTTTTAAAAAGGAACAGTGTTGGCAAGGGAAATTTCAAGACACCTACCAACTGATGGGACAAGTGGTTGACCATATGGAAAATCATGGAGAGTTGTCTGGCGCCTTGCGCAAGGAGTGGAATCAGTATTGTATGAAGGCACAGAAGGTGATGCAGCTGATTGGGGCTGAATTGGAAAAAACAAAAATCCTCCTCAAATATAAGCAATTATGCCAAGAATCAAGGCGGCTTGTTGCCGATCAGCTGTCTGGTGTGTCCAGGGTGATGACGAACTTTGCAAGGGAAATCAAACGGGAAGCTGAAAATCATCAGGTTCAGGAACAGGTTGTCTTGGATGCGCTAGAAGAATTAGGTTTATCTATTCGCTATGTGGATATTATTTCTCTCGATGAAGGCAATGTAGAAATCGAGCTGAGTTTACCTCTGGCTTACGGACGGGAAGAGTGTGAAAAAATTGTGGCTCCTCTTCTGTCAGACCTTGTGGGCGAGCCGATTATGGTCGATAAAGAAGAAAGCGTCTTTGCAACAGGGGGGTATTGCAAGGTCAGGCTGGTTTCAGCCAAACGTTTCAAGGTGTCCATCGGTGTGGCAAGCGCGGCCAAAGGGGGAGGATTGTTGTCCGGCGACAGTTTTAATACCATGGCCATCGGTCCGGCTAAATATGCAGTGGCTATTGCTGACGGAATGGGCAATGGCGAGCGGGCCCATCAGGAAAGCAGGGAAACCCTCAACTTGTTACAATATATCTTGCAGTCGGGTATTGAAGAAACGGTCGCCATTAAATCGATCAACGCCATTCTCTCCCTGCGCTCCCCGGAGGAGGTGTTTTCAACACTTGATTTGGCAGTCATCGATTTGCACACGGCTCAAACTAAATTTATCAAAATTGGTTCCACACCGAGTTTCATCAAGCGCGGGGATCAGTGTTTATCTGTTGCCGCTCATAATTTACCCATTGGGATCTTGCAAGATATTGACGTCGATGTGGTGAGTGAACAGCTGAAGGCAGGGGATTTATTGGTGATGATGACCGATGGCCTTTTTGATGCACCGCGTCATATCGAAAATAAAGAGCGGTGGATGAGGCGGCTGATTGCCGAGATTGAAACCAACGATCCCCAAGAGGTTGCTGATCTGTTACTTGAAAAAGTGATCCGTTTCTCCCAGGGCAAAATTTTGGATGACATGACGGTTGTAGTGGCCAAAGTGGAGCGGCATATCCCTGAATGGTCCACGATTTCCCTGGCCCATATTCCCAAACTGCGAAGTACAAAAGGGGAATTGTTGGCCTCTACTTAA
- a CDS encoding S1 domain-containing RNA-binding protein — translation MSAVEVGSKLEGKVTGITNFGAFVELPDGVTGLVHISEIADQYVKDVNDFLKVNDIVKVKVINVEENGKIGLSIKQAQDHPRPKSRASSRRKDSFEDKISKFLRESEDRLMSLKRQMDTKRGGRGSRR, via the coding sequence ATGTCAGCAGTTGAAGTAGGCAGCAAGCTTGAAGGAAAAGTGACCGGAATCACCAATTTTGGGGCTTTTGTAGAGCTGCCAGATGGGGTTACGGGTCTCGTACACATCAGTGAAATTGCCGACCAGTATGTGAAAGATGTGAATGACTTTTTAAAAGTGAACGACATTGTCAAAGTGAAGGTGATCAATGTCGAGGAAAATGGAAAAATTGGGCTCTCCATTAAACAAGCTCAAGATCATCCTAGACCCAAATCAAGAGCCTCATCCCGGCGCAAAGACAGCTTTGAGGATAAAATTTCTAAATTTTTAAGAGAAAGCGAAGACAGGCTCATGTCTCTGAAGCGCCAGATGGATACAAAACGGGGTGGTCGGGGCTCAAGGCGATAA
- a CDS encoding FtsB family cell division protein, translating to MQTQQPWKQYGSYRDASNSQSASEPLSNDREETRPAKARRRRMQAVGLLLVLFLTWAGLKWWDQQQMLQEMEAELNLLQVQVEEARMRQAELKTEINRLHDPEYIAEIARRDYFLSREGETIFKIKE from the coding sequence ATGCAAACTCAACAGCCATGGAAACAATATGGTTCATACAGGGATGCGTCCAATTCACAATCGGCTTCGGAACCCTTGTCCAACGACAGAGAAGAAACCCGCCCCGCCAAGGCCAGACGCAGGCGGATGCAAGCCGTGGGTTTGCTCTTGGTGCTGTTTTTGACCTGGGCCGGTTTGAAGTGGTGGGACCAGCAGCAGATGTTGCAAGAGATGGAAGCGGAATTGAACCTGTTGCAAGTGCAAGTGGAGGAAGCGCGTATGCGGCAGGCGGAACTCAAGACAGAGATTAACCGCCTGCACGACCCGGAATATATCGCCGAGATTGCCCGCCGGGATTATTTTCTTTCCCGTGAAGGGGAGACCATTTTTAAAATCAAGGAGTGA
- the yabQ gene encoding spore cortex biosynthesis protein YabQ, with protein MSLDTQFLTMLHMIGAGLFLGASFDTYFRLRGPTQRSLVYMIQDVLFWLLNGMVVFLWLKGVNHGEVRLYIFVAIALGYAMYRGLFQTYYLRVLNATISAVLTVYRWTVKLLTLLVVRPLQFIFKVVVGVVVFTGGLIIGSGQFVFRLIRWGVLCLFGLGQKIWGLWTKHQPDDTLTDTADKKEKRRGLKKGFLSRMANKWLRRK; from the coding sequence GCCTGGATACACAGTTTCTGACCATGCTCCATATGATTGGAGCCGGCCTTTTCCTGGGGGCCAGTTTTGACACCTATTTCCGCCTGAGAGGGCCAACCCAGCGCTCGCTGGTGTATATGATTCAAGATGTGTTGTTCTGGCTGTTGAACGGCATGGTGGTCTTTCTGTGGCTAAAGGGGGTTAATCACGGGGAAGTACGCCTGTACATCTTTGTGGCCATTGCTCTGGGCTATGCAATGTACCGTGGGTTGTTTCAAACCTACTACTTGCGCGTATTAAATGCCACGATCTCCGCGGTGCTGACGGTGTACCGCTGGACGGTTAAACTGCTGACACTGTTGGTTGTGCGCCCGCTTCAGTTCATCTTTAAAGTTGTGGTCGGGGTTGTGGTTTTTACCGGGGGGCTGATCATTGGCAGCGGACAGTTTGTTTTCCGCCTTATACGCTGGGGGGTACTGTGCCTTTTTGGCTTGGGGCAAAAAATATGGGGACTGTGGACCAAACATCAGCCCGACGATACGCTAACGGATACAGCGGATAAAAAAGAAAAAAGAAGGGGGTTAAAAAAAGGATTTTTATCCCGGATGGCGAATAAATGGTTGAGGAGAAAATGA